A region of Paenibacillus sp. JNUCC-31 DNA encodes the following proteins:
- a CDS encoding ABC transporter substrate-binding protein: MKKGSASLVMMLILVFVLSACSSGGSNSAEGGKGEKVKLTFSVWGDVNSGADEVKLAEEFNAAHPDIEVKFEPIPSEGYGTKLTTSLAAGQAPDVFLVGEGDYYKYVDKGVIEPLDDYLSKDTSFNLDIFQKDLIENMKIEGKQYYLPKDFNPLALWYNKRMFDEAGIPYPTDEWTWDDMIATAQKLTKKDGNKYTQFGFNAGKWEYPIYTYLWDYGTDIANEDGTAAEGYMNSEKTIAAMDKYVSWSQGDSRVSPTPLDSETLGGDSSMFMTDKLAMMITGRWIKGDLDKSDVQYGSALIPQNTDGTRSSIIASAGWAINAAGKNKEAAYELVKWLSGTDAQKLRSANGKVLPATVKELDEVKAKEVADKPVIEMMDYAKKPVTLRSTNGPVFVEEFTKALEKVLLGKQDVKGALDEAAKNVDSKIK; this comes from the coding sequence ATGAAAAAAGGGTCCGCAAGTTTGGTCATGATGCTGATTTTGGTATTCGTATTATCCGCGTGTTCTTCAGGTGGAAGCAACAGTGCAGAAGGTGGAAAAGGAGAAAAAGTAAAACTCACCTTCTCCGTATGGGGAGATGTCAACTCCGGTGCGGATGAAGTGAAGCTTGCGGAAGAGTTCAATGCTGCACACCCGGATATCGAAGTGAAGTTTGAGCCTATTCCAAGTGAAGGGTATGGCACAAAACTCACTACTTCCCTGGCAGCAGGACAGGCACCAGACGTATTCCTGGTTGGTGAAGGCGACTACTACAAATACGTGGATAAAGGTGTAATTGAGCCACTTGACGATTATTTGAGCAAAGACACTTCGTTTAATCTGGATATTTTCCAAAAGGATCTCATTGAAAATATGAAAATCGAAGGCAAACAATACTACCTGCCTAAAGATTTCAACCCACTTGCGCTGTGGTACAACAAACGCATGTTTGATGAAGCTGGAATCCCTTATCCAACAGATGAATGGACTTGGGATGACATGATTGCAACTGCACAAAAACTGACTAAAAAAGATGGCAATAAATATACTCAATTCGGATTCAACGCAGGTAAATGGGAATATCCGATCTATACGTACCTGTGGGATTACGGTACAGACATCGCGAATGAGGATGGAACCGCTGCAGAAGGCTACATGAACAGTGAAAAAACAATCGCGGCAATGGATAAATACGTCTCTTGGTCTCAAGGAGATAGCCGTGTATCCCCAACGCCACTGGATTCCGAAACGCTTGGCGGAGATTCATCGATGTTCATGACAGACAAGCTCGCTATGATGATTACCGGTCGTTGGATCAAAGGTGATCTCGACAAATCCGATGTTCAATATGGTTCTGCACTGATTCCACAAAATACGGACGGTACTCGTTCAAGCATTATCGCAAGTGCGGGTTGGGCGATCAACGCAGCCGGTAAAAATAAAGAAGCAGCTTACGAACTGGTAAAATGGCTCTCGGGTACAGATGCACAGAAGCTTCGCTCTGCGAACGGTAAAGTATTGCCAGCGACTGTGAAAGAACTGGACGAAGTCAAAGCCAAAGAAGTAGCAGACAAACCGGTCATCGAAATGATGGATTATGCTAAAAAACCGGTAACCTTGCGTTCTACAAACGGACCTGTGTTTGTTGAAGAATTCACCAAGGCGCTGGAAAAAGTGCTGCTTGGCAAACAGGATGTCAAAGGCGCTCTGGATGAAGCTGCGAAGAACGTTGACAGCAAAATCAAGTAA
- a CDS encoding glycoside hydrolase family 65 protein, whose amino-acid sequence MLKYDAGIGEWNNWVVTETGFDPAHQGKGEAVLSLGNGYMGLRSATDESYVGQVRNWFVAGTFNKFDEHEVTELPNAADVTELAITLNGVTFNLEKGRTISYSRQLNLKNGELTRNVVWQSPTGESFELQFRRFVSLSNRHLVGSSVTIKPLDGQARVHIASGINGQWTNSGAQHFTEGEKRIFEKTYIQMTSTTTQSAVDFVTNTVHNWQLNGAKVEPELRQTMGRRKVGIEGTVTVEAGQSVTLEKISNVHTSRDLVYNNSEYSLEKMRESALTELKQESQKGYDQLFRESANAWANTWSTYNIEVDSTSGYDQLAIRFAIYHLVIMTPAHDNRMGIGAKGLSGEGYKGHSFWDTEIFILPFFIYSNPQIARSLLEYRYQGLDGARSKAKENGFEGAMYPWEAAWIEDGEVTPVWGDVDIVTGEQTKIWSGFIEQHITSDIAYAVWHYVQSTGDEAFMDQYGYEIIFDTATFWASRLEWDEAKGRYHINEVVGPDEYKEHVDNNAFTNHMAHFNMELAIQYYEKLQQEKPELLKALSGKLDLTSAREAWNKLDQMYLPGPNEQGLIPQDDTYLQKKVIDLTPYKNQTKVASIFNDYNLDQVGEMQISKQADIMMLFFLLENKFEPAIKRANYDYYEEKTLHDSSLSLSTHSILASDFGNRPLAYDLFRRASEIDLGPHMHSSDAGIHSASLGGIWECVVMGFAGVRMLDGQLHLDPKLPESWSRLKFPLYWHNQLLHITITPEGILIESDAEEEISLLLSGQQVTFSKRFQTLV is encoded by the coding sequence TTGCTGAAATACGATGCGGGGATAGGGGAATGGAACAACTGGGTGGTCACAGAAACCGGGTTTGATCCCGCTCATCAAGGAAAGGGCGAAGCGGTTCTTTCTCTTGGTAACGGATACATGGGGCTGCGTTCCGCCACAGATGAGAGTTATGTGGGACAAGTACGAAACTGGTTCGTGGCGGGGACCTTTAACAAATTTGACGAGCATGAGGTAACCGAGCTTCCCAATGCTGCGGATGTAACTGAACTGGCGATCACGCTTAATGGTGTTACGTTCAATTTGGAAAAAGGAAGAACGATCAGTTACAGTCGTCAACTGAATCTCAAGAACGGTGAGTTGACTCGTAATGTGGTATGGCAAAGCCCGACAGGGGAAAGCTTTGAACTTCAATTCCGTCGCTTTGTTTCCTTGAGCAACCGCCATCTGGTTGGTTCATCCGTGACCATCAAGCCACTGGATGGTCAGGCACGTGTTCACATTGCATCCGGTATTAATGGACAATGGACGAACTCGGGTGCGCAGCATTTCACGGAAGGCGAAAAACGCATATTTGAAAAGACTTATATTCAAATGACGTCAACGACGACACAATCGGCTGTTGATTTTGTAACCAATACGGTGCACAACTGGCAGCTGAATGGTGCAAAGGTTGAGCCGGAATTGCGTCAAACGATGGGGCGCCGCAAGGTAGGCATCGAAGGCACAGTAACCGTGGAAGCCGGACAATCGGTAACTCTGGAAAAAATCTCGAATGTGCATACCAGCCGCGATCTCGTTTACAACAACAGTGAGTATTCGCTGGAGAAAATGCGTGAATCGGCGCTGACAGAGCTGAAGCAAGAGTCGCAAAAAGGGTATGACCAGCTATTTCGTGAAAGCGCTAACGCTTGGGCGAATACTTGGTCCACGTACAACATTGAAGTGGACAGCACAAGCGGATATGACCAGCTTGCCATCCGTTTCGCCATTTATCATCTCGTCATTATGACACCTGCTCATGATAATCGCATGGGAATCGGAGCAAAAGGATTAAGTGGCGAAGGGTACAAGGGACATTCCTTTTGGGATACGGAAATCTTCATCCTTCCATTCTTCATCTACAGCAATCCCCAAATCGCAAGATCCTTGCTGGAATATCGATATCAGGGGTTGGATGGAGCTAGAAGCAAGGCCAAGGAGAACGGATTCGAAGGAGCCATGTATCCGTGGGAAGCTGCCTGGATCGAAGATGGCGAAGTTACACCGGTATGGGGAGATGTAGATATCGTAACCGGAGAACAGACGAAGATCTGGTCGGGCTTTATTGAACAGCACATTACCTCCGACATCGCTTATGCCGTTTGGCATTATGTGCAATCGACAGGCGATGAAGCGTTCATGGATCAATATGGCTACGAGATTATTTTTGATACAGCAACGTTCTGGGCAAGCCGTCTGGAGTGGGATGAGGCCAAGGGCCGTTATCACATTAATGAGGTTGTTGGACCGGATGAGTATAAGGAACATGTAGACAATAATGCATTCACCAATCATATGGCTCACTTCAATATGGAACTGGCCATTCAATATTATGAAAAGCTTCAGCAGGAAAAACCTGAGTTGCTCAAGGCATTGTCTGGGAAGCTTGACCTGACCTCCGCTCGGGAAGCGTGGAACAAGCTGGATCAGATGTATCTGCCAGGGCCCAATGAACAGGGACTTATTCCACAGGATGATACCTACTTGCAGAAGAAAGTCATTGATCTTACCCCTTACAAAAATCAGACGAAAGTCGCCAGCATCTTCAATGACTACAACCTGGATCAAGTTGGTGAAATGCAAATTTCGAAGCAGGCTGACATCATGATGCTGTTCTTCCTGCTTGAGAATAAATTCGAACCCGCTATCAAACGTGCCAACTACGATTACTATGAGGAAAAAACATTGCATGATTCCTCATTGTCCCTGTCGACGCACAGTATCCTTGCCAGTGACTTCGGTAATCGTCCGCTCGCATATGATCTGTTCCGCCGGGCGTCCGAGATTGATCTGGGGCCACATATGCACTCTTCGGATGCAGGCATCCATTCCGCTTCTCTGGGTGGGATATGGGAATGTGTTGTGATGGGATTTGCCGGAGTTCGCATGTTGGATGGCCAGCTTCATCTCGATCCGAAGCTACCGGAGTCCTGGAGCAGACTGAAATTCCCGCTCTATTGGCATAATCAGCTGCTGCATATCACAATCACGCCAGAGGGCATTCTAATCGAGAGTGATGCAGAGGAAGAAATTTCTCTCCTTCTGTCCGGTCAGCAAGTTACTTTCAGCAAACGGTTTCAAACCTTGGTTTAA
- a CDS encoding LacI family DNA-binding transcriptional regulator — translation MATIKDISQMTGFSITTVSRALNGYSDVSESTRKLIKEAAETLSYSPNGLARGLVMKETKTLGLLVSGMTYKNIDNNFVFEVLCGINDSAANSDYDLILFSTNTAKQKMKTYTQLCRERKVDGVILQGVKTDDPYLQEVLDSDIPCVLIDIPIHSQYVGFVSTNHKESAQMAVEHLIGLGHRQIAMVNGYPEAFVSKERYEGYSDAMSNAGLSLKTEWVVNGNFTEEEAQQQATEVLKAHPEITAFFCASDMMALGVMKAAKELGIAIPDELSVVGFDDIPTAAYFQPPLTTIGQNMYQLGNEAANLLMGMLKSEDSPKFNILKNELVMRSSTAKPRR, via the coding sequence TTGGCTACAATTAAAGACATATCACAAATGACGGGATTTTCGATTACGACCGTATCCAGAGCCCTGAACGGATATTCGGACGTCAGCGAGAGTACACGCAAGCTGATTAAAGAAGCCGCCGAAACCTTGAGCTACAGTCCAAACGGGCTGGCCAGAGGACTGGTCATGAAGGAAACCAAAACGCTGGGATTGCTCGTATCAGGCATGACGTATAAGAACATCGATAATAACTTTGTATTCGAAGTGCTATGCGGTATTAATGATAGCGCTGCCAACTCGGATTATGATCTGATTTTGTTCAGCACGAATACGGCGAAGCAAAAGATGAAAACGTACACCCAGCTATGCAGGGAGCGAAAAGTGGATGGTGTCATTCTTCAAGGTGTGAAAACGGATGATCCCTATTTGCAGGAAGTGTTGGACAGTGACATCCCCTGTGTACTAATTGATATCCCGATTCATAGTCAGTACGTAGGCTTTGTGTCAACAAATCACAAGGAAAGTGCACAGATGGCGGTAGAGCATCTGATTGGTTTGGGTCATCGACAGATTGCCATGGTGAATGGATATCCGGAAGCTTTTGTTTCCAAAGAGCGATATGAGGGATATTCCGATGCAATGAGCAACGCCGGGTTAAGTTTGAAAACCGAATGGGTTGTTAACGGGAACTTCACGGAAGAGGAAGCACAGCAACAAGCTACTGAAGTATTGAAGGCTCACCCGGAAATTACTGCATTTTTCTGTGCAAGCGACATGATGGCTCTGGGTGTAATGAAGGCCGCGAAAGAATTGGGGATCGCCATACCGGATGAATTGTCTGTTGTGGGCTTCGACGATATTCCAACCGCCGCTTATTTCCAGCCACCACTTACCACCATCGGACAGAACATGTACCAACTGGGTAATGAAGCTGCAAATCTGCTGATGGGCATGTTGAAATCGGAGGATAGTCCCAAATTTAATATTTTGAAAAATGAATTGGTTATGAGATCCTCAACAGCTAAGCCGCGCCGTTAG
- the cyoD gene encoding cytochrome o ubiquinol oxidase subunit IV, whose amino-acid sequence MAEHNSHESHGHEQHGSLKSYVIGFILSVVLTIIPLVVVLNDMMGRTGTVAVVLVTAAFQFVVQLFFFMHIRETEKPRWNVMALIFGLLMMLTIVIGSIWIMLNNAVAH is encoded by the coding sequence ATGGCAGAACATAACTCACATGAATCCCATGGCCATGAGCAGCATGGTTCACTCAAGTCCTATGTCATCGGCTTCATTCTGTCCGTCGTCCTCACAATCATCCCACTTGTGGTGGTTCTGAATGACATGATGGGCAGAACAGGAACAGTAGCTGTTGTCTTGGTAACAGCAGCATTTCAGTTTGTGGTTCAACTCTTCTTCTTCATGCATATCCGTGAAACGGAGAAGCCACGCTGGAATGTAATGGCTCTGATTTTTGGTCTGTTGATGATGCTGACCATCGTGATTGGTTCAATCTGGATCATGTTGAACAATGCAGTTGCACATTAA
- the cyoC gene encoding cytochrome o ubiquinol oxidase subunit III, producing the protein MAQAAAKHGENHAHGHDHGHHDPQELKVLGFWFFLISDVILFSVLFATFIVLRDNTAGGPVLSELIKMPGVIAETFILLTSSFTSGLAVLAMNQGKVKQLISWLAVTAVLGAGFIALEVTEFIELIHEGFSYTTSAASGAFFTLVGTHGLHVSLGLIWMIGLMLQLKKRGITDVTRGKINVISLYWHFLDVVWIFLLSIVYLMGVM; encoded by the coding sequence ATGGCTCAAGCAGCCGCTAAGCACGGTGAGAATCATGCACATGGTCATGATCATGGCCACCATGATCCACAAGAATTGAAAGTACTCGGATTCTGGTTCTTCCTGATTTCCGACGTTATCCTGTTCTCTGTATTGTTCGCAACCTTTATTGTGTTGCGTGACAATACGGCGGGCGGACCCGTATTGTCTGAGTTAATCAAAATGCCTGGCGTTATTGCCGAGACATTTATCTTGCTGACAAGTTCATTTACAAGTGGACTTGCGGTTCTTGCCATGAATCAGGGCAAGGTGAAGCAATTAATCAGCTGGCTGGCAGTTACAGCTGTTTTGGGTGCGGGCTTTATCGCCCTGGAAGTAACGGAGTTTATTGAATTGATTCACGAAGGATTCAGTTATACGACGAGTGCTGCTTCCGGCGCATTCTTCACCCTTGTGGGTACTCACGGACTTCACGTATCGCTCGGTTTGATCTGGATGATCGGTTTGATGCTCCAACTGAAAAAACGTGGAATTACCGATGTAACTCGAGGTAAAATCAACGTAATCAGCTTGTATTGGCACTTCTTGGACGTCGTCTGGATTTTCCTTCTGTCGATCGTCTATCTGATGGGGGTGATGTAG
- a CDS encoding cbb3-type cytochrome c oxidase subunit I — translation MLERLKEFASEFFVTGDPLIYGADVAIGITMITIVAVLTYFKKWGWLWRNWLTTVDHKKIGIMYIIASIIMLFRGGVDALMMRLQLAMPNMDFLHPEHYNQVFTTHGTIMILFMAMPFMFGLFNVIVPLQIGARDVAFPFLNALSFWLFFLGAMLFNLSFVIGGSPDAGWLSYPPLSELSHSPGVGQNFYIWGIQISGIGSLATGINFLVTIIKMRAPGMKWMKMPMFTWSVFSTCIIILFAFPILTVTLALLFLDRFAGAHFFTLDLGGNPMMYINLIWMWGHPEVYIVVLPAFGVFSEIVSTFSRKKLFGYKSMVFAMLIISFLSFFTWAHHFFTMGSGADVNAFFAITTMLIAIPTGVKIFNWLFTMYRGRIRMATPMMWTLAFIPCFIVGGMTGVMLSVAPADFQFHNSYFLIAHFHQVLIGGVVFGYFAGLYYWWPKMFGFQLEEKLGKWAFWTWNIGFYVCFMPQYAVGLMGMTRRLSTYGWDTGWWELNFVSTIGAFLMGVGFLFQVAQIADGIRKYKSLKASADPWDGRTLEWSIPSPAPEYNFAITPRGDDVDEWWEEKERRAKGIYPPEQPLEPIHMPKNSAIPFVMSIFWFIAGFGFVFGWLWMAILGLAGVGICMIARSFSYDTDYYIPVDEIKRTEASLRGSV, via the coding sequence ATGTTAGAGAGACTTAAGGAGTTTGCATCTGAATTTTTCGTAACCGGTGATCCGCTAATTTATGGTGCGGACGTGGCGATCGGAATTACGATGATTACCATCGTAGCGGTGCTGACTTATTTCAAAAAATGGGGCTGGCTCTGGCGTAACTGGTTAACTACCGTCGATCATAAAAAGATCGGTATTATGTATATCATTGCTTCCATCATCATGCTGTTCCGTGGTGGTGTGGATGCACTGATGATGCGTCTTCAGCTAGCTATGCCAAACATGGATTTCTTACATCCCGAGCATTATAATCAGGTCTTTACGACTCATGGTACAATCATGATCCTATTCATGGCGATGCCATTTATGTTCGGTTTGTTTAACGTTATTGTACCGCTTCAAATAGGAGCAAGGGACGTTGCGTTCCCGTTCCTGAATGCGCTAAGCTTCTGGTTGTTTTTCCTGGGAGCAATGCTGTTTAACCTGTCCTTCGTTATCGGTGGTTCACCGGACGCAGGCTGGCTCAGTTATCCGCCTTTATCGGAGCTATCGCATAGCCCGGGGGTAGGACAGAACTTCTATATATGGGGTATTCAGATTTCGGGTATCGGTTCCCTGGCTACCGGTATCAACTTCCTGGTTACCATCATTAAAATGCGTGCGCCAGGCATGAAATGGATGAAAATGCCGATGTTTACATGGTCGGTATTCTCCACTTGTATTATCATTCTGTTTGCATTCCCAATCTTGACCGTGACACTTGCACTGCTCTTCCTCGACAGGTTTGCCGGGGCGCATTTCTTCACGCTTGATCTGGGCGGTAATCCGATGATGTATATCAACTTGATCTGGATGTGGGGTCACCCTGAGGTATACATTGTAGTCTTGCCGGCATTCGGTGTGTTCTCCGAGATTGTAAGTACCTTCTCGAGGAAAAAGTTGTTTGGTTACAAATCGATGGTATTTGCGATGCTGATCATTAGCTTCCTGTCCTTCTTTACATGGGCGCATCACTTCTTCACGATGGGTTCGGGAGCGGACGTTAATGCATTCTTTGCCATAACCACGATGTTGATTGCTATTCCAACAGGGGTTAAAATCTTTAACTGGCTGTTTACGATGTATCGGGGAAGGATACGAATGGCGACCCCGATGATGTGGACGTTAGCCTTTATCCCGTGCTTTATTGTCGGGGGGATGACAGGGGTTATGTTGTCCGTAGCTCCTGCTGACTTCCAGTTCCACAACAGTTACTTCCTGATTGCCCACTTCCACCAAGTATTGATCGGTGGCGTAGTATTTGGATACTTCGCAGGTCTGTACTATTGGTGGCCTAAAATGTTCGGTTTCCAACTCGAAGAGAAACTGGGCAAATGGGCATTCTGGACTTGGAATATTGGTTTCTATGTCTGCTTCATGCCGCAGTACGCTGTCGGTTTGATGGGGATGACGCGTCGTCTGAGCACTTACGGCTGGGATACCGGCTGGTGGGAGCTGAACTTCGTATCCACAATCGGGGCATTCCTGATGGGTGTCGGATTCTTGTTCCAGGTTGCACAAATCGCAGACGGTATTCGTAAATACAAATCACTCAAAGCTTCGGCTGATCCATGGGATGGACGTACGCTCGAGTGGTCGATTCCTTCACCAGCTCCTGAATACAACTTCGCCATTACACCGCGCGGAGATGATGTTGATGAGTGGTGGGAAGAGAAAGAACGTCGTGCCAAAGGCATTTATCCACCAGAACAGCCGCTTGAGCCGATTCATATGCCTAAAAATTCCGCGATTCCGTTCGTTATGTCGATCTTCTGGTTTATCGCTGGTTTCGGCTTTGTATTCGGATGGCTATGGATGGCGATTCTTGGACTCGCCGGCGTAGGGATCTGCATGATCGCCCGTTCATTCTCATACGATACGGATTATTACATTCCGGTCGACGAAATTAAGCGTACCGAAGCGTCGTTAAGGGGGTCGGTATAA
- the cyoA gene encoding ubiquinol oxidase subunit II: protein MNKKPRSLIRIIIPVVLTLVTIALIVWPMLAGGQYVVLDPKGPIGSSQRDLIVISTILCAVVIVPVLILSAVIVWRYRDKPDNKAAYEPNWAHSTKAEAIWWTVPIIIIGLLAIVTIRYTYDLEPSKPLASEKAPVTIQVSSLDWKWLFMYPEQGIATVNTLNIPADRPVKFELTADSPMNSFWIPQLGGQIYTMSGMAMTLYLQADHEGQYWGSGANFTGEHFAQMRFDVNATSEEDFDKWVNDVKQQSQPLTQETYNTLAEPGTSNVAYYSSFPEGLFQDIVTKYVIDGQGAHSKHGGSADEASGAKESTTQDVDKSAN from the coding sequence ATGAACAAGAAACCTAGGTCGCTAATTCGGATAATCATTCCGGTTGTCCTGACGTTGGTTACAATTGCATTGATTGTCTGGCCAATGCTGGCAGGCGGACAGTACGTTGTTCTGGATCCGAAGGGGCCCATTGGCTCTTCGCAGAGAGATTTGATTGTCATTTCGACAATTCTTTGTGCAGTTGTTATTGTGCCTGTATTGATTTTGTCTGCTGTAATTGTATGGCGTTACCGCGACAAACCGGACAATAAAGCTGCATATGAGCCTAACTGGGCTCACAGCACCAAAGCGGAGGCTATTTGGTGGACTGTTCCGATTATTATTATTGGTTTGCTTGCGATTGTAACCATTCGCTACACCTATGATCTGGAACCTTCGAAACCACTGGCTTCTGAGAAAGCACCGGTGACCATTCAAGTATCTTCACTGGACTGGAAATGGCTGTTTATGTATCCGGAGCAAGGTATTGCAACGGTCAACACGTTGAATATCCCGGCAGACCGGCCCGTAAAATTTGAGCTCACCGCGGATTCACCGATGAACTCGTTCTGGATCCCACAGCTAGGTGGACAAATTTATACAATGTCGGGTATGGCGATGACCTTGTACTTGCAAGCTGATCATGAAGGTCAATATTGGGGTTCAGGTGCTAACTTTACCGGGGAACACTTCGCCCAAATGCGTTTTGATGTGAATGCTACATCGGAGGAAGACTTCGATAAATGGGTGAATGATGTGAAACAGCAATCCCAGCCGTTGACACAAGAGACGTACAACACGCTGGCAGAACCGGGAACGAGCAATGTTGCTTATTATTCATCTTTCCCAGAAGGTTTGTTCCAGGATATCGTGACCAAGTACGTGATTGATGGTCAAGGTGCTCACAGCAAGCATGGCGGAAGCGCGGATGAAGCTTCAGGCGCCAAAGAAAGTACTACACAGGACGTGGACAAGAGTGCTAACTAA